In Sulfurospirillum tamanense, one DNA window encodes the following:
- a CDS encoding Fic family protein produces the protein MGRIEVNLNELITLKLRRINRIKTLAGTLEIEGNFLGEEKITAILEGKRVLGTFQEITEVEGAIRAYKEFENYDHKNMNDLLKAHKLLMQGVLKTPGVFRAVNVAVGGKDGVAHVAPPCGKVPILMSNLFEWLQNTDEHPLIKSSVFHYEFEFIHPFSDGNGRIGRLWQSVILYSWKEAFLAVPVESVVRDYQERYYEAIEASSALGESTPFVEFMLEVILKSIESSVISSEKSSVNTDEAILLYLQKNPKATIKMLATELQLTTRAIEKQLANLKKENRLQRIGSARKGEWAVMAEGSHR, from the coding sequence ATGGGGAGGATAGAAGTAAACCTAAACGAACTTATTACGCTAAAACTTCGTAGAATCAACCGCATTAAAACATTGGCAGGAACCTTGGAGATAGAGGGTAATTTTTTAGGTGAAGAGAAAATTACTGCAATATTAGAGGGTAAAAGAGTTTTAGGTACGTTTCAGGAGATTACAGAAGTCGAGGGGGCAATCAGGGCGTATAAAGAGTTTGAAAACTACGACCACAAAAATATGAACGACTTACTAAAAGCCCATAAGTTGCTCATGCAAGGAGTGTTAAAAACACCGGGAGTCTTTAGGGCGGTAAATGTTGCCGTGGGCGGTAAAGACGGAGTAGCGCACGTAGCTCCCCCTTGTGGCAAAGTGCCGATTTTGATGAGTAACCTGTTTGAGTGGCTTCAAAATACTGACGAACATCCTCTTATAAAAAGTAGCGTGTTTCACTACGAGTTTGAGTTTATTCATCCCTTTAGTGATGGCAATGGAAGAATCGGTAGGCTATGGCAAAGTGTGATTTTATATAGCTGGAAAGAAGCTTTTTTGGCTGTGCCAGTTGAGAGTGTGGTAAGGGATTATCAAGAGAGATATTATGAAGCGATAGAGGCTTCAAGTGCGCTTGGAGAGAGTACTCCATTTGTGGAGTTTATGCTTGAGGTTATTTTGAAAAGCATCGAAAGTTCGGTGATTAGTTCGGAAAAAAGTTCGGTAAATACGGATGAGGCAATTCTTTTGTATCTTCAGAAAAATCCAAAAGCAACCATAAAAATGTTAGCAACAGAATTACAACTTACCACAAGAGCCATAGAAAAACAACTCGCAAATCTTAAAAAAGAAAACAGACTCCAAAGAATTGGGAGTGCCAGAAAGGGTGAGTGGGCGGTGATGGCAGAAGGGAGTCATAGATGA